From Alloacidobacterium dinghuense:
AATCAATTGTGCCTACCTGGTACGCCAATCAAAACCACAGGAAAAAGGTGAAGCAGCGATGTCCGCAAAGTACATCTTTGTGACCGGCGGAGTTGTGTCCAGCTTAGGAAAGGGTTTAGCCGCTGCATCGATCGGCTGCCTGCTGGAAGCGCGAGGATTGAAGGTCAACCTGATGAAGTTTGACCCTTACCTCAATGTCGATCCGGGGACGATGTCGCCCTTTCAGCACGGCGAGGTCTTCGTCACCGATGACGGCGCGGAAACCGATCTCGACCTTGGCCACTACGAACGCTTCACCCACGCCAAACTCACCCGCGATAACAACCTCACCACTGGCCGCATCTACGAACAAATCATCACCAAGGAACGCCGCGGCGACTATCTTGGCAAGACCGTTCAGGTTATCCCCCACGTCACCAACGAAATCAAGAACGCGATGCGCAAGGTCGCGGCAGACTGCGATGTGGCCCTCGTAGAAATTGGCGGGACCGTAGGTGACATCGAATCGCTGCCATTCCTTGAGGCCATCCGCCAGATGCGACAGGAGTTGGGCCGTGAGAACACGGTGTTTGTGCATGTGACGCTTGTCCCCTGGATCAGCGCGGCGCAGGAACTGAAGACCAAGCCAACGCAGCATTCGGTCAAGGAAATGCTCTCGATTGGAATCCAGCCGGATATTCTGCTTTGTCGCAGCGACCGCTCGCTAAACCGCGAGATTAAGAGCAAGATTGCTCTCTTCTGCAATCTGGAAGAGAAGGCTGTGATTACGGCCAAGGATGTGGAATCGATTTATGAGGTGCCATTGTGCTTTGCGCAGGAAGGCGTAGATGCTTTGGCGCTCAAGTATCTGCATCTCGAAACACGCGAGCCGGATCTGAGCCGTTGGATGAACTTAGTAAATCGCTGCTACAACCCGCGGGATGAGGTCTCGATTGCAATTGTCGGCAAGTATGTCGAGTACGAGGACAGCTATAAGTCGCTGAAGGAAGCGCTTGTGCACGGGTCGCTGGCGCACAACCTGAAGCTGCGCGTGACTTGGATTGAGGCTGAAGGGCTTGAGGTCCCCAACTACGAAGAACAACTGAAGGACTTTGATGGGATTCTCGTACCCGGTGGCTTTGGCAAGCGCGGCATTGAGGGCATGCTCAATGCAATCCGCTACGCACGCGAGAACAAAGTACCGTACTTTGGCATTTGTCTTGGCATGCAGACGGCCTGCATTGAATTCGCCCGGAATGTCTGCGGCTTGCACGGGGCGAATTCCAGCGAGTTTGACCCGGCAACGCCGCATCGCGTGATCTATAAATTACGCGAGTTGACTGGCGTGGAAGAAATGGGCGGCACGATGCGTCTCGGCGCCTGGACCTGCGTCCTGCAGCCAGATTCTCTGGCTTCAAGAGCGTACGGGGCGACGGAGATCAGTGAGCGCCATCGCCACCGCTATGAGTTCAACCGCGAGTATGAGGCTCTGCTGACAGGCGGCGGGCTGCGGATTACGGGAACGACTCCGGATGCAACCTATGTAGAGATTGTCGAGATTCCGGACCATCCCTACTTTCTTGGCTGCCAGTTCCATCCAGAATTCAAGTCGAAGCCGCTTGAGCCACATCCGCTCTTCAGCGCGTTCATCAAGGCCAGCTATGCGAACAGGGTTGGCGAGGACGAGGTTCAATTGGCTGGGGAACGAGTTTTGCGCGGTTAAGCAGATCAGAAATTATTTGCTGATTTGAAGCCCACATTCTGGAACAGCGCCATCTAAAGCTCCCATGAGCATCGTACCCATTCTGGATCCTGTGGAAACACCGAGAAAATCGAGCGCAGGTAAGGTTCTGCTTGCTCTCTTCCTCGGACTGATTCTTGGCGCGGCTGCCCTCGTGTGGTTTGTGCGGCATGCAACGAATGGCTTATGGAACGAGATTGCGGCCAAGGTCACGGGACGCAGTCTATCGCTTGACTCCTCCCTTCCTACTGTCATCGAGAAAATCCAGCAGCTGCAACGGCTGGAGGCGGTCGTTTACACGATGGACAAGGTCGTCGAAGGCTCGCGCGAAAATGCGTACCTGCCGAGTTTTCTGGCTGGCGACAAGCTTTTGCTCGTAGTGCATGGCCAGACGATTGCCGGAATTGATCTCAGCAAGTTCAAACCCAGCGATATTCA
This genomic window contains:
- a CDS encoding CTP synthase — protein: MSAKYIFVTGGVVSSLGKGLAAASIGCLLEARGLKVNLMKFDPYLNVDPGTMSPFQHGEVFVTDDGAETDLDLGHYERFTHAKLTRDNNLTTGRIYEQIITKERRGDYLGKTVQVIPHVTNEIKNAMRKVAADCDVALVEIGGTVGDIESLPFLEAIRQMRQELGRENTVFVHVTLVPWISAAQELKTKPTQHSVKEMLSIGIQPDILLCRSDRSLNREIKSKIALFCNLEEKAVITAKDVESIYEVPLCFAQEGVDALALKYLHLETREPDLSRWMNLVNRCYNPRDEVSIAIVGKYVEYEDSYKSLKEALVHGSLAHNLKLRVTWIEAEGLEVPNYEEQLKDFDGILVPGGFGKRGIEGMLNAIRYARENKVPYFGICLGMQTACIEFARNVCGLHGANSSEFDPATPHRVIYKLRELTGVEEMGGTMRLGAWTCVLQPDSLASRAYGATEISERHRHRYEFNREYEALLTGGGLRITGTTPDATYVEIVEIPDHPYFLGCQFHPEFKSKPLEPHPLFSAFIKASYANRVGEDEVQLAGERVLRG
- a CDS encoding DUF4230 domain-containing protein, giving the protein MSIVPILDPVETPRKSSAGKVLLALFLGLILGAAALVWFVRHATNGLWNEIAAKVTGRSLSLDSSLPTVIEKIQQLQRLEAVVYTMDKVVEGSRENAYLPSFLAGDKLLLVVHGQTIAGIDLSKFKPSDIQIDGRAVRVHLPEPEVFTTTIDNSKTRVYSRETGLLVGADPNLESEVRARAQQDLQQAAVDDGILNTARKNAAATVTTLLLGLGFETVQVT